A genomic segment from Rickettsiella endosymbiont of Miltochrista miniata encodes:
- the potA gene encoding spermidine/putrescine ABC transporter ATP-binding protein PotA: MNGNVLELKGVTKRFDDEDVLEDINFEVRHGEFLTLLGPSGCGKTTLLRLISGFEQPDGGVICINGIDVKGLTPQERHVNTVFQSYALFPHLNVFDNIAFGLRCKGGLSKAEIKQQVDEALNMVKLAHLSARKPEQLSGGQQQRVAIARAVVNKPSILLLDEPLSSLDYRLRKTMQLELKQLQTQLGITFIFVTHDQEEALSMSDRVVVMHEGRIEQIGTPREVYEEPHSLRVARFIGEVNIFETQIISADEHVFHAVIEGKEFTLKNRRHFSKNQKVYTLVRPEDLEVWSPAEVTDTSQMFPGVVEQVIYKGSTVDLMVRLESQNLLAATQFFNEDDEKLDFHSGESVWVHWIPGWEVILPDES; encoded by the coding sequence ATGAACGGCAATGTCCTTGAACTCAAAGGAGTCACTAAACGCTTCGACGACGAAGATGTATTAGAAGATATTAACTTCGAGGTGAGGCATGGCGAATTTTTGACCTTGCTGGGGCCTAGCGGTTGCGGAAAGACCACTTTGTTGCGTTTAATCTCAGGTTTTGAACAGCCCGATGGTGGCGTCATTTGTATTAATGGTATTGATGTTAAAGGATTAACGCCGCAAGAACGTCATGTCAATACCGTTTTTCAAAGTTATGCTTTATTTCCGCATCTAAATGTCTTTGACAATATTGCCTTTGGCTTGCGTTGTAAAGGTGGCTTATCCAAAGCAGAGATTAAACAGCAAGTTGATGAAGCCTTGAATATGGTGAAGCTGGCACATTTAAGCGCGCGCAAACCCGAACAATTAAGCGGTGGACAACAACAACGTGTAGCGATTGCCAGAGCCGTGGTGAATAAACCCAGCATTCTGTTATTAGACGAACCGTTAAGTTCTTTAGATTATCGTTTGCGTAAAACCATGCAGCTGGAATTAAAACAATTGCAAACGCAATTGGGTATTACATTTATCTTCGTGACGCACGATCAAGAAGAAGCCTTGTCGATGTCGGATCGTGTGGTGGTGATGCATGAAGGACGTATCGAACAAATTGGGACACCGCGCGAGGTGTATGAAGAACCACATAGTTTACGTGTGGCGCGCTTCATAGGCGAAGTAAATATTTTCGAAACACAAATTATTTCTGCCGATGAACATGTGTTTCATGCGGTGATTGAAGGTAAAGAGTTTACGTTAAAAAATCGACGCCATTTTTCTAAGAATCAAAAAGTTTATACTTTAGTTAGGCCAGAGGATCTCGAAGTTTGGTCACCGGCTGAAGTGACGGATACCTCACAAATGTTTCCAGGTGTGGTTGAACAGGTCATTTATAAAGGTTCAACCGTGGATCTGATGGTGCGTTTGGAAAGTCAAAATTTATTAGCGGCCACGCAATTTTTCAATGAAGATGATGAAAAATTAGATTTTCATAGCGGGGAGTCGGTTTGGGTGCATTGGATTCCAGGGTGGGAGGTTATTTTGCCCGATGAAAGTTGA
- a CDS encoding spermidine/putrescine ABC transporter substrate-binding protein, with product MRLICFLIVCLSLLARPATAKENIVNIYNWSNYISSDVLKEFTQETGIKVNYTTYDSNETLYAKLKANPHTGYDVIVPSTYYVDRMRQQGMLQALDKSRLPNFKNLNPALLNKAYDPDNHYSIPYFWTSTGIVINSKIHPVQQLQTWADFWSPRFRNQLLLLDDVHEVFSMALMVLGYSANDTDPEHIRLAYLKLRQLMPNVRLFNNDGVKSLFIDEDISLGMAWNGDVYQAAQENPALRFIYPKEGFVISIDSMAIPIGASHVNNAYTFINFVLRPDIAKKMSLATGYPTPNLAAYKLMPKAILNNSMIYPDKKTLQRSVVQVDVGAADSIYQHYWELLKIGG from the coding sequence ATGCGTCTCATCTGTTTCTTAATCGTGTGCTTGAGCCTGCTTGCTAGACCTGCGACTGCAAAAGAAAATATTGTTAATATTTATAATTGGTCGAACTATATTTCCAGTGATGTATTAAAAGAATTTACGCAAGAGACTGGGATCAAAGTCAATTATACGACCTATGACAGTAATGAGACGTTGTATGCGAAACTTAAAGCGAATCCGCATACCGGCTACGATGTTATTGTCCCATCTACTTATTACGTCGATCGCATGCGTCAACAAGGCATGTTACAAGCACTGGATAAATCCCGTTTACCGAATTTTAAAAATCTTAATCCGGCGTTACTGAATAAAGCTTATGATCCAGATAATCATTATAGTATCCCGTATTTTTGGACTTCAACCGGTATCGTCATTAATAGCAAGATCCATCCCGTGCAGCAATTACAAACTTGGGCAGATTTTTGGAGTCCGCGTTTTCGTAATCAATTGCTCTTATTAGATGATGTCCATGAGGTCTTTTCCATGGCATTGATGGTGTTGGGTTATTCAGCGAATGACACTGATCCTGAACATATTCGCTTGGCCTATCTTAAATTAAGACAATTAATGCCGAATGTACGTTTGTTTAATAATGATGGTGTAAAATCGCTTTTTATAGATGAAGATATAAGTCTCGGCATGGCTTGGAATGGTGATGTCTATCAAGCAGCACAAGAAAATCCTGCTTTACGTTTTATTTATCCTAAAGAAGGCTTTGTCATTTCTATTGATAGCATGGCGATTCCGATCGGCGCATCCCATGTTAATAATGCGTATACTTTTATCAATTTTGTACTCCGGCCGGATATTGCGAAAAAAATGAGTTTAGCGACTGGCTATCCAACACCTAATCTTGCCGCCTATAAACTGATGCCGAAGGCTATCTTGAATAATTCCATGATTTATCCAGATAAAAAAACCTTACAGCGAAGTGTGGTGCAAGTCGATGTGGGTGCGGCGGATAGTATTTATCAACATTATTGGGAGTTGTTGAAAATTGGTGGTTAA
- the potC gene encoding spermidine/putrescine ABC transporter permease PotC, translating into MNRLARFSYLAVIYCFFYFPIILLIVYSFNNSTYSLLWHGFTLDWYKQLGDDSNLAVVAFHSLEVGVLAASFATLIGTIAATCLYRYRFFGKHLLHGLLFVLIVSPDIVMGISLLILFFLLNMRLGFWSLLLSHITFCIPFVAVTVYSRLTGLDKNIFEAARDLGANDFMSFRRIIIPMLWPAILAGWLLSFTLSLDDVIISFFVTGPDFQILPLYIYSLVRIGLKPELNALCSVMFAITLFIVVAFQLVLPKKVKQ; encoded by the coding sequence ATGAACCGATTGGCGAGATTTAGTTATTTAGCAGTGATCTACTGCTTTTTTTACTTTCCTATCATTTTGTTGATTGTTTATTCTTTTAATAATTCGACCTACTCATTGCTTTGGCATGGATTTACTTTAGATTGGTATAAGCAATTAGGCGATGATAGCAATCTTGCCGTTGTCGCTTTCCATTCATTAGAAGTGGGCGTGTTAGCGGCAAGTTTTGCGACCTTGATAGGCACGATTGCGGCCACTTGTCTGTATCGTTATCGCTTTTTTGGCAAGCATTTACTGCATGGTTTATTGTTCGTATTGATCGTCTCGCCGGATATCGTCATGGGAATTTCATTACTTATCCTGTTTTTTTTATTGAACATGCGTTTGGGTTTTTGGTCATTGTTATTATCACATATTACTTTTTGCATTCCTTTTGTGGCCGTTACGGTTTATAGTCGCTTGACCGGTTTAGATAAAAATATTTTTGAAGCCGCGCGTGATTTAGGTGCGAATGACTTTATGAGTTTTCGTCGGATTATTATTCCTATGTTATGGCCGGCTATTTTAGCAGGCTGGTTGTTAAGTTTTACGTTATCACTCGATGATGTGATCATTAGTTTTTTTGTTACCGGTCCTGATTTTCAAATTTTACCCTTATATATTTACTCCTTAGTGCGTATCGGATTAAAACCAGAATTGAATGCTCTGTGTTCGGTGATGTTTGCTATTACTTTGTTTATCGTGGTGGCTTTCCAACTGGTATTACCTAAAAAGGTCAAGCAATAA
- the pal gene encoding peptidoglycan-associated lipoprotein Pal, with translation MLIKRWLKISVMAVACVSLGACSTADKSELGETTASPTHVDSALTQGAGDVGSFYGDEGTHPLQVGNQIYYFDFDKSIVREEDKPSLQVQAHYLISHPQAKILITGNTDERGSREYNIALGRRRALSVQQFLIANGVSEQQILTVSYGAEKPVAFGHSEADYAKNRRADLQYQTPVITDKM, from the coding sequence ATGTTAATAAAAAGATGGTTAAAAATAAGTGTTATGGCTGTAGCCTGCGTTAGTTTGGGTGCCTGTTCCACTGCAGATAAGAGTGAATTAGGCGAAACCACTGCTAGTCCGACGCATGTCGATAGCGCGCTGACTCAGGGAGCCGGTGATGTCGGTAGTTTTTATGGCGACGAAGGCACGCATCCCCTGCAGGTCGGTAATCAAATCTATTATTTTGACTTTGATAAAAGCATCGTCCGTGAAGAAGATAAACCTTCGCTGCAAGTACAGGCGCATTACCTAATTAGTCATCCACAAGCTAAAATATTGATAACCGGTAATACCGACGAACGAGGCAGCCGTGAGTATAACATTGCTTTAGGCCGACGTCGGGCCTTAAGTGTGCAACAATTTTTAATCGCGAATGGCGTGAGCGAACAGCAAATCTTAACGGTCAGCTATGGTGCAGAAAAACCGGTTGCGTTTGGTCATAGCGAAGCAGATTATGCAAAAAATCGTCGCGCTGATTTACAGTATCAAACTCCGGTCATCACCGATAAGATGTAA
- the accD gene encoding acetyl-CoA carboxylase, carboxyltransferase subunit beta produces the protein MSWLKKVIKGIQTVVRNTTGVPENSWIKCESCGAVLYRAEFERNLMVCPTCNHHHRVKARKRLAQLLDPETGQEIGSQIEAVDRLKFKDQFKYKDRLQSAMKKTGEKEALLVMQGKLQDRAVVCAAFEFDFMGGSMGAAVGERFVQGVLRAIEEDIPFICISASGGARMQEGLFSLMQMAKTSAVLAKLKQKGLPFISILTDPTMGGVSASFANLGDVIIAEPKALIGFAGPRVIEQTVRQVLPEGFQRSEFLLTHGAIDMIVDRRELKDKVASLLNKLMAANQGRYSLTAIANDDI, from the coding sequence ATGAGTTGGTTAAAAAAAGTCATTAAAGGAATTCAGACGGTGGTTAGAAACACCACGGGAGTTCCTGAAAATAGTTGGATTAAATGTGAGTCCTGTGGCGCGGTATTATATCGTGCAGAATTTGAACGTAATCTGATGGTGTGTCCCACCTGTAATCATCATCATCGAGTTAAGGCACGTAAGCGTCTAGCCCAACTTTTAGATCCTGAAACCGGCCAAGAAATAGGCAGTCAAATAGAAGCAGTGGATAGACTCAAATTTAAAGATCAATTTAAGTATAAAGATCGCTTGCAATCGGCGATGAAAAAAACCGGTGAAAAAGAAGCTCTGCTGGTCATGCAAGGAAAATTGCAGGATAGAGCGGTCGTTTGCGCGGCATTTGAATTCGATTTTATGGGCGGATCGATGGGTGCTGCAGTAGGCGAACGTTTTGTGCAAGGTGTATTAAGGGCGATAGAGGAGGATATTCCATTTATCTGTATTTCAGCCAGCGGTGGGGCGCGGATGCAAGAAGGTTTATTCTCATTGATGCAAATGGCAAAAACCAGTGCCGTCCTGGCTAAGCTTAAGCAGAAGGGATTACCTTTTATTTCTATATTAACCGATCCGACCATGGGTGGCGTTTCAGCAAGTTTTGCTAATCTTGGCGATGTTATTATTGCAGAACCTAAGGCTTTAATCGGTTTTGCTGGCCCACGGGTTATTGAACAAACCGTACGTCAAGTGTTACCCGAAGGATTTCAACGCAGTGAATTTTTGTTAACGCATGGTGCCATCGATATGATCGTCGATAGAAGGGAATTAAAAGATAAAGTGGCATCGCTATTAAATAAACTGATGGCAGCGAATCAAGGACGTTATTCACTCACCGCCATTGCCAATGACGATATCTAA
- the folC gene encoding bifunctional tetrahydrofolate synthase/dihydrofolate synthase: MTISNELSLDSRTLSDWLAYIDTCHPSSIDLGLERISQVAERLQVLHFNCPVVTVAGTNGKGSNVALTAAILTAAGYRVGTYTSPHLIRYQERIQIAGHCISDQDLCRAFLDIEKNRADISLTYFEIGTLAALWTFKHAALDAIILEIGLGGRLDAVNCVDADLAIISMIDLDHMDWLGDTREKIGFEKAGIMRPNRPCVCGDFAPPQSLLNTAQSLASPLYRQGIEFDYKMQGQSWSWTSQQLTLRDLPLPNIDLQNAATVLQAIELLGDHFIITPLAIQEGLKRVFIPGRFHLIEKNARQIIIDVAHNPAGGECLSKRLANTPCLGNTYAVAGMLADKDIINTLRPLRHHVDHWTVCDLAEPRGAKATQLKQALLDLEVSQSILEFSSPDLAFQYAYRQLQKNDRLLVFGSFHTAAAIYLYLDS, from the coding sequence ATGACGATATCTAATGAATTAAGCTTAGATTCTCGAACATTATCCGATTGGTTAGCCTATATTGATACCTGTCATCCTAGCAGTATCGATTTAGGTTTAGAACGCATTTCACAAGTAGCCGAGCGCTTGCAAGTATTACACTTTAATTGTCCGGTGGTGACTGTTGCTGGAACGAATGGCAAAGGCTCTAATGTTGCTTTGACCGCCGCAATTTTAACTGCAGCCGGTTATCGAGTGGGTACGTATACTTCACCACATCTTATTCGTTATCAAGAACGTATCCAAATTGCGGGCCACTGCATTAGCGATCAAGACTTATGCCGTGCCTTTCTGGATATTGAAAAAAATCGCGCTGATATTTCATTGACTTATTTTGAGATTGGAACCTTAGCTGCATTATGGACGTTCAAACACGCCGCATTAGACGCGATTATTTTAGAAATAGGTTTAGGTGGTCGTTTGGATGCCGTCAATTGTGTGGATGCGGATCTGGCTATTATCAGTATGATAGATTTAGATCATATGGATTGGCTGGGAGATACGCGCGAAAAAATTGGTTTTGAAAAAGCCGGCATCATGCGTCCGAATCGACCGTGTGTGTGCGGCGACTTTGCGCCGCCGCAATCACTACTCAACACGGCTCAATCGTTAGCCAGTCCCTTGTATCGCCAAGGCATAGAATTTGATTATAAAATGCAGGGGCAATCTTGGTCATGGACCAGTCAACAACTTACGCTGCGTGATTTACCTTTACCCAACATCGATTTACAGAATGCAGCGACTGTCTTGCAAGCGATCGAATTACTCGGCGATCATTTCATTATTACGCCACTGGCCATACAAGAAGGTTTAAAACGCGTATTTATACCGGGTCGATTTCACCTCATTGAAAAAAATGCGCGTCAAATTATTATCGATGTGGCACATAATCCCGCTGGCGGGGAATGTCTATCAAAGCGCTTAGCGAATACTCCGTGTTTAGGAAATACTTATGCTGTAGCAGGTATGTTGGCTGATAAAGATATTATCAATACCTTGCGCCCTTTAAGGCATCATGTGGATCATTGGACTGTTTGTGATTTGGCAGAGCCACGCGGCGCGAAAGCGACACAATTAAAACAAGCATTATTGGATCTCGAAGTCAGTCAAAGCATATTAGAGTTTTCATCACCGGATTTAGCTTTTCAATACGCTTATCGTCAGTTACAAAAAAATGATCGGCTACTGGTGTTTGGTTCTTTCCATACGGCAGCAGCCATCTATCTTTATTTAGATAGTTAA
- the ybgF gene encoding tol-pal system protein YbgF — MRLNLPLNKILPLKKRINPRLVKSIKISLCCMSLLVSSLAYALAPVVDAYDDDDDDAPATTSSTSAPSSAATAPSEPNNTMPSSAPSMAAPSPPAVPSNSASFSLEQRVTILERQIANLNPLLVQIDDIQQQLQSIQGKIESQQHVIKVLEEQVRNQYLALEKRLVPRNNQPMAYSAKPVTASSMSTNSMGPRPLVDLSSSKKETSPDRKSMMPNAAPTPAAERAYQGAFQLLKTKQYNEAIEAFETFNKKFPNDLNVANADYFLGQLYLLQGQADPAINFFKRFITRYSQDARVPDAMLQCGLAYFAKGDKQMAMDTFEKIIQQYPDSKAAQAAQARLQQFKAMISATTNPTKNKV, encoded by the coding sequence ATGCGATTGAATTTACCTTTGAATAAAATACTCCCATTGAAAAAAAGAATAAATCCGCGCCTAGTTAAGTCGATTAAAATTAGCCTATGCTGTATGAGCTTATTAGTAAGTTCACTCGCCTATGCACTCGCACCCGTCGTAGATGCGTATGATGATGATGACGATGACGCGCCAGCGACGACGTCTTCTACTTCTGCGCCTTCAAGCGCTGCGACTGCGCCGAGTGAGCCCAACAATACGATGCCCAGTTCTGCTCCCAGCATGGCAGCGCCGAGTCCGCCAGCGGTTCCGAGTAATTCAGCTTCTTTTTCCTTGGAACAGCGCGTCACGATTTTAGAACGGCAAATCGCTAATCTCAATCCTTTGTTGGTACAAATCGATGATATACAACAACAATTACAAAGTATACAAGGCAAAATTGAATCACAACAACATGTGATCAAAGTGTTGGAAGAGCAAGTACGCAATCAATATTTAGCTTTAGAAAAACGTTTAGTTCCGCGAAATAATCAGCCTATGGCGTATTCCGCGAAACCGGTCACTGCTTCAAGTATGTCGACTAATAGTATGGGCCCGCGTCCATTAGTGGATCTCAGTAGCTCTAAAAAAGAAACCTCTCCTGATAGAAAGTCGATGATGCCGAATGCCGCGCCTACGCCCGCGGCAGAGCGTGCTTATCAGGGTGCTTTTCAATTGTTAAAAACCAAGCAATATAACGAGGCGATAGAGGCCTTTGAGACATTCAACAAAAAATTTCCGAATGATCTGAATGTGGCGAATGCCGATTACTTTTTAGGTCAGTTGTATTTGTTACAAGGACAAGCCGATCCCGCGATAAATTTCTTTAAACGTTTTATTACGCGTTATAGTCAAGATGCACGCGTGCCTGATGCCATGTTGCAATGTGGCTTAGCTTATTTTGCCAAGGGCGATAAGCAAATGGCGATGGATACGTTTGAAAAAATAATTCAACAATATCCTGACTCTAAAGCGGCACAAGCGGCCCAAGCACGTTTACAGCAATTTAAAGCCATGATTTCTGCTACGACTAACCCGACAAAAAATAAGGTGTAA
- the potB gene encoding spermidine/putrescine ABC transporter permease PotB, giving the protein MKVDRLFKGSTIGIIWLWLSVFALLPTLLVLIISLLENDPANLIRWKFSLQNYQALLNPIYFKVFWHSFCVAGLCSLICLVLSYPFAYLLARLDSKYKSLLLFLVIIPFWTSSLIRTYAIISILKAKGLLNTLLLSLGIIHQPLTILYTSTAVIIGLVYSLLPFMILPLYANIEKLDTQFIDAARDLGANSVTILARVILPLTLPGIMGGIILVFLPAMSMFYIPDILGGAKSLLVGNLIQNEFLSAHNWPLGSAVSMVLTLAMCVLLLLYRRANKIGQYHDEPIGEI; this is encoded by the coding sequence ATGAAAGTTGATCGCCTCTTCAAAGGAAGCACCATAGGTATCATTTGGCTGTGGTTGTCTGTATTTGCTTTACTGCCGACGCTCTTGGTGTTGATAATAAGTTTACTTGAAAATGATCCGGCCAATCTTATTCGCTGGAAATTTTCACTACAAAATTATCAAGCCTTATTAAATCCTATTTATTTTAAAGTATTTTGGCATTCTTTTTGTGTGGCCGGACTGTGCAGTTTAATTTGTTTAGTATTAAGTTATCCGTTTGCCTATTTATTAGCACGCCTCGATTCTAAATATAAGAGTTTATTATTATTTTTAGTGATTATTCCTTTTTGGACCAGTTCATTAATCCGTACTTATGCGATTATCTCAATACTGAAAGCGAAAGGTTTGTTAAATACCTTATTATTATCATTGGGTATTATTCATCAGCCATTAACGATTTTATATACCAGCACGGCGGTCATTATTGGTTTAGTGTATAGCTTACTTCCGTTCATGATTTTGCCTTTGTATGCGAATATCGAAAAATTAGATACGCAATTTATTGATGCAGCGCGTGATTTGGGGGCTAATAGCGTGACAATTTTGGCACGCGTGATTTTACCGTTAACGCTGCCGGGTATTATGGGTGGAATCATTTTGGTGTTCTTGCCTGCGATGAGCATGTTTTATATTCCGGATATTTTGGGCGGCGCAAAATCGTTGTTGGTTGGGAATCTTATTCAAAATGAATTTTTATCAGCACATAATTGGCCATTGGGTTCTGCGGTGAGTATGGTACTGACTTTAGCAATGTGTGTACTGTTGTTACTGTATCGACGTGCCAATAAAATAGGACAGTATCACGATGAACCGATTGGCGAGATTTAG
- a CDS encoding cytochrome b gives MMLKNTATVYGAIAKFFHWLMALLIFGMFIVAYTMINIPASHFSDGLFNLHKATGLLLFGLVSIRLIWRFINKTPTLPPSIPYWQRQCATFNITPRCIY, from the coding sequence ATGATGTTAAAAAATACAGCAACGGTTTATGGCGCTATTGCTAAATTCTTTCATTGGTTGATGGCACTGCTTATTTTCGGTATGTTTATCGTGGCCTATACGATGATCAATATCCCAGCCTCTCATTTTAGCGATGGTTTATTTAATCTGCATAAAGCAACCGGCTTGCTACTATTCGGTTTAGTGAGCATAAGACTTATCTGGCGGTTTATAAATAAGACACCGACATTACCGCCATCGATTCCTTACTGGCAGCGACAATGTGCCACATTTAATATTACCCCGCGCTGTATCTATTAA
- a CDS encoding N-acetylmuramoyl-L-alanine amidase, which yields MPNTNGISGTNNNKDSKPRTKPVSLVVLTYSVSPDLEKTLVTLNNRGASVHYIIEENGKQNQFTNDATDITFCCGKSEFRGQSSLNEISINMMLINNAESAFKQEQITKLIDFLQDLQQRYPHLDLKKDIAGLGEVALEKDRPFLPRHIAPGKFFPWEQLAQQGFGLFLATTPEQKAEVCVSPTSSEAKIIDLQTKLREYGYAIEASGIYDDATKAWVTRFNERYVPDETNQLDASLWSKASQLSLEDIQQYLNTKTNIAIQLPSSPNIFFNPSAPAAANTTDEVRVQTPTLNLK from the coding sequence ATGCCAAATACAAATGGAATTAGCGGAACGAATAATAATAAAGATTCTAAACCCAGAACCAAACCAGTCAGTTTAGTGGTATTAACTTATTCAGTTTCACCCGATCTAGAAAAAACTTTAGTTACACTGAACAATCGTGGTGCCAGTGTGCATTATATTATTGAAGAAAATGGTAAGCAAAATCAATTCACGAATGATGCAACGGATATAACCTTTTGCTGTGGAAAAAGTGAATTTAGAGGTCAATCCTCTTTAAATGAAATTAGCATCAATATGATGTTGATTAATAATGCGGAAAGTGCTTTTAAACAAGAACAAATAACTAAATTAATCGATTTTTTACAAGATCTTCAACAAAGATATCCACATCTCGATCTAAAAAAAGACATTGCAGGTCTAGGTGAAGTCGCGCTAGAAAAAGACCGACCTTTTCTTCCGCGCCATATTGCACCCGGTAAATTCTTCCCCTGGGAACAATTAGCCCAACAGGGTTTTGGTTTGTTTTTAGCAACCACTCCCGAGCAAAAAGCCGAAGTATGTGTCTCACCGACAAGCTCCGAAGCAAAAATTATAGATTTACAAACGAAGTTAAGAGAATATGGTTATGCGATAGAGGCAAGCGGCATTTACGACGACGCAACCAAAGCATGGGTGACTCGATTTAATGAACGTTATGTTCCCGATGAGACGAACCAACTAGACGCTAGCCTTTGGAGCAAAGCGAGTCAATTGAGTCTCGAAGATATACAACAATACTTAAATACAAAAACCAATATCGCCATTCAGTTACCCAGCTCACCAAATATCTTTTTTAATCCTAGCGCGCCGGCGGCGGCTAACACGACAGATGAAGTTCGCGTGCAAACACCCACATTAAACCTAAAATAA
- the truA gene encoding tRNA pseudouridine(38-40) synthase TruA, with amino-acid sequence MRIALGIAYQGSAYHGWQSQMGLSCIQTHLELAISHVADHPIVLNCAGRTDKGVHALDQVVHFDTTSQRSQRAWLLGCNSHLPADIRVNWVQAVDSRFHARFSAIARRYQYIIYNNRLKSALWNQYTSHCYYPLNEKQMQSAAQYLVGEHDFSSFRAVSCQARNARREVQHIKVNRQGCYVTIDIKANAFLHHMVRNISAVLMSIGAGKKSITWAQEVLLAHDRRAADVTASPNGLYLSQVFYPENFALPQTGNDFFKMTMI; translated from the coding sequence ATGAGAATTGCATTGGGTATTGCCTATCAAGGTAGCGCTTACCATGGCTGGCAATCGCAAATGGGATTGTCGTGCATACAAACCCATTTAGAACTAGCCATTAGTCATGTCGCGGACCATCCGATTGTTCTTAACTGCGCCGGACGCACCGATAAAGGCGTGCATGCCTTAGATCAAGTGGTACATTTTGATACGACATCGCAGCGATCCCAACGCGCTTGGTTGTTAGGCTGTAATAGTCATTTACCCGCGGATATTCGGGTCAACTGGGTGCAAGCGGTTGACAGTCGTTTTCACGCGCGCTTTTCTGCCATAGCGCGCCGTTATCAGTATATTATTTACAATAATCGCTTAAAAAGTGCACTGTGGAATCAGTATACGAGCCATTGTTATTATCCTTTAAATGAAAAACAGATGCAGTCTGCTGCACAGTATTTAGTAGGTGAACATGATTTTAGTTCATTTCGCGCGGTCAGCTGTCAAGCGAGAAATGCTCGACGCGAGGTGCAACATATTAAAGTGAACCGTCAAGGATGTTATGTCACCATCGATATTAAAGCGAATGCTTTTTTACATCACATGGTGCGTAACATCAGCGCGGTATTAATGTCGATAGGCGCGGGTAAAAAATCCATCACCTGGGCTCAAGAAGTGTTATTAGCGCACGATCGTCGTGCCGCGGATGTGACTGCCTCACCGAATGGCTTATATTTATCTCAAGTCTTTTATCCAGAAAACTTTGCGCTGCCTCAAACAGGAAATGATTTTTTTAAAATGACGATGATATAA